The sequence AGGATTTGTTGACCAAATGACTGCCTTTCTGAAGTACCGTTCTCCCTTTAATGTCTGATTGTGACTGTGTCTTAGTTCaagtacagtgtctggcacacaggcCTGAGCCTGCTTTATGTCCAGGGTTGGGGAGAGGTGGCACCGAGCCCTTTGGCAGGGCTGCAGAGGTCAGAAGGGGTTCCAAATGTTATGGCCCTGCCTCCAAAGAGCAAGGccagcctgggggcagggagcccctAGGGAGCAAGGTGAGCCAGCCTGCAGGGGGACTCTGGGCACTGGTGTGCCCCAGCCCAGGACCCCCCAGGTTTTCTCCCACCGTGTCTTTTCTGTGCGGTGGGCAGTGCAGCCCAACATGGCCAGGCTGTGGGGTCAAGCCACCTGGGGACCTCAGCCATGTGCTGAAGAGCAAACTGGGTCTGGGTAGGGCAggtgctgctgggggagggggcaaatgGCCTCTCTCCTCAGGACTTTGTACAGCAGTATTTGAGTTCAAGAAGACTACATTCTATAGTGCCAAGCCTGGTGCTCTCAAAAGTGGTTCTAGCTTCTGCCCTAAGGAGGCTTTTGGGTTCATGCAAAGAGACTACCCAGTTTCTGGGGCACCACCTGGTGCTCTAAGGGAGAGGGTGAATAGGGCAGGGGAAGTTGGGGAACAGGGAAGCCTTGGGCTCTTTCTGAGTTCCACCCCATTGCTGgagcccacctctccctcccagctCAGCCTCAGGGCTGGTTATCTGCCAGGTACACAATATTGGGTCTGTGGGCTGTTTCCTGCCACCCTCCCTATCTCAGACATCAGGAGTCcgaggtggggcggggcctgcagacAGCACCTCAGAGTGCCAGGAGCAGACTGTCCGCACACCAGGGCCTCGCCTGTTTTTGGAGTGCTCCCCATACCTCATTTTCTCTGCACAGAAGGTGAATGTTCCATAAATGGATGGGCACCAAGAGCATGTAAGAGCACCTGGGGTCAAACCACTCTCTGATCAGGTGGAATTGGCCTTTGTCCTGTTTTCACCCCTCAGTGTCCAATAGGCAAGAGCAAGGGTGTGAATTGGTGGGTCAGGCATGCAAATGCTCAACCAAAACCaaccctctgcctcctctctcctcgCCTGCCTCCTTGTGTCAGCATGGTTTAACTGGCCAGATGTGGGGCTGCATGGTTTGACATGCAGATGTGGGGCTGCACATCTCTCTATGCAGGTGGTATTCCGCCAAGGGGTAAGGTGGGCACCCATGGACCACATCCCCCAGAGAGGAGAGTGGGACCTGGTCATAGTGCTCACACATGTAGGTCGGTGTCtcaaggagcagagcagaggtCAGAGTAGACTGGCCCTCTCTCTAATGGCTTTCTCTGCTGGAGCCCCAGGACAGGACTGGGTATAGTATGGGGTTCTGGTTGGAAgggtttcttcttttctgaaggaagggaggaaggtcaTTCACCAGAGGGAGAGCTTTGAGTGAGTAGGGCTGAGACCTCCTTGAAGACACTGCCCAGGAAATTGGCTGGAAGCCCAGCCCTTaccccccagggcctgggaacaAGGACTGGGAGTGAGGGACTTAGGGACGCCTGTCTCCTGTGCTCTCTCTCCAGGTCTGCTACCTGTGTCACAGCCTCCTGACACTTGCTGGGGTGGTGGTCAGCTGCCAAGACATTACTCCAGACCAGTGGGTGAGTCTCCCAAGAGGATGGATGGGCTACAATCAGTTGGGTTGGAGCCCAGCCTGCTGTCAGGAAGTGCAAAAAGGGGCTGAGAAAGAAGGAGACTTGGAGTAGAGGGCCTCTGTCTTCTCCCAGCATCCCATGGGGCcttcccaacccctgcccccgGGCACTTGCCCagtccctctcctccctttcctgcccAACTTCTGAGCAGTCACTCATATGCGTCCCTCTTCTTCTgactcctttcctcctcttcccccactgTGGCTGTGCCGGAGGGCCCACCCCCTCCACGGTTGTCTCTGCAGGGAGAGCTGCAGCTGCTATGTTTGCAATTGGACTGCCACATCAGCACCCATATCCGGGAGAGCCCCCAGGCCATGCACCGGACCAAACTCAAGGACCTAGCTGCCCAGACCTACATCCGCTGGCAGGAGCTGCTGTCCCACTGCCAGCCCCAGGTGGTGCCCTTTCTAGCCCCCTGACCtaagaggggagggaagtggtGAGGAGGCTGACCAGAGCCAGAGCGTGTCCACCCCCACTGCAGCTGCTACACTTCTGGGCTTCTAGCTGGGAAACCGGTGGAGAGGGcgatgtggggggaggggagcagcctgGAGGACCTTCTTCCTTATCAAAAGTCAGATACCCAGTGTGGATATGTGGTGGGGGGTTACAGAGAAGCCTCTCCAGAGCAAATGCAAAGAGAAACTGCCCTGGAGAGGGGATACGCTGAGCTGGGAGGACCAGTTCATCATGAACAGTGCCAGGAAAGGATACCAGAGACACCAGCTGTCCACCCCCTGCCTACTTGTCCTGCAGGCCTGAAGCTGGCCTCCTACTCAGCTAGGAGGAACATTCCCAGATTGCCCTGGTCCCTCCAATTTCTCCATACCCTTATTTTTTCAGACTCTAGATGATAGTATTTATAGCTAATACTTATTGAATGAGGCCATTTTCTACGTGAGTCTACATAACCCCCATAATGCAGGTATTATTAtgaccccattttgcagatgagcaagCTAATCAGAGTCACTGAGAGGTTAAATAGCTTGCCCCATCACGCAGGCAGGCAGTATGTAAATGTCAGAACCAGGGCACAGGGCCAGCCTGGCTCCCACGCCTGCCGACTTTTAAGCAGAGTCCAGCCCTGCCTACCCTGGCAGCCTCCTTCTGGTCTCCATCCGTCTGACAAACAGCACCGGCTAGCTTAGGGGCACTTCCCTTCGGGGCCCCCAGCCCTCCGTGGCGATGAGCACCCACCCTCCACAGTGCTCCTTGGCTCCCATTCAcctttcctctgccttctctgcGCTTGTCCTTCCCCTGTAACCTCTGACTTGGGGCTGACATGTTGCCACAGGCTGTGGCTTGGGTCTCAGATTTCGCAAGTCCCTGAGAAAGCTGGAGAGCAAACCTCACCCTCAGTCCCCAAGGAACTAGATCACACTAGCCTTTTGGTGGGAAACTGCATTTgtcatgaaaagaaggaaaagtgattCGTGTCCTGGCCAAGCCAGGAGGCAGTCCTTACCTTTCTTCTTTCACACTGCCCTGGGGCTGTGAGCAGTGAGTGGAGGGAACCCAGGCAGAGATGTGGCCCTGTGGACTGCTGCCCTGCCGTCCTTACCTGTGGTGAGCCCTGGGAGTCCTGTCATTCAGCATCTGGCTCAGAGGAGGGCTGTTGTGGATGCTGATTGGACACTGGAGAATCGGGGAACGTCAGGGCCCGGGGCTAGCACACCCTGTTTTTCACCTTGCCACAGGCCCAGTACTGCCGCCCCTGGGAAGACGTCTAATGGAGCAGGGTAGGAGTGGCCCATGGCTCTTGGCTCTGGCAGGGAGTGAACAGGACCCATGGAACTGGAGGAAGCAAAGAATGGAGGCCAGAGGAGGACCAGTCTGATGAAACAAGAGCCCTCTACCACCACTGCCCTGACCCCGCCGGCAAGGGATCCTGCCtcaccctgcctgcccaccccacacccaccgtTCTCCTTCCCCACTCAGCACGTCCTCTGCACCCAAGGCCCTCCCAGGCCACAGTCCTCccatcctccttcctctccctgtcaCCAATGTGAGGTTTCTTTGTGTGCACTAAAGTCTAATTTCACATCAGTGGTTCAGATGATTTCCTGCAATCCCTATGCTGAGGTCCCATGCCCAGCATCCAGTTTGCTGAATGCTCACCTCAGTCATGTGACTGGGACTCAGTCCCTGCTGCCCTATAGCAGGGGGCTATTTGTAAACCTCCAAGAAGGATCAGTTGTTCCTGTGGCCCCAGAAACCCCCTGGGGCCTGGACAGGGAACATGTGTCCGGACCTAGTCTGGGAccattccccactcccaccctatTGGGGAAGATCCCCAGAGTGAGACAGTAGATCAAAGCTGTAATCACACTTAGTTCAGTCTATTGTCGAGCTCGAGCTCGGAAATCAACTCTCCAGACttagaagtgggggtggggcatgccAAAGATGATACTGCTTTTGCTTCCCTCAGCCTTATCCGAGGTGGGTTATGAGGGTGCTAATCCCTAACGGGATGCCGGATGTCTTTGACCTGTCCATCCTTGAGAAATGATTGGGGTCTTCTGTACCCCAGGAAACCCCTGGGTgttcattttctccctctgtccactCCTCCAATCCTGAGAATCCATTTCTAGTCTCTGGCCACTCCTGACTCTTTCCGGGTTGGAATGGGGTTTTGTGGGGGTCACAGAAGTAGAGAGGAAGGATGACCCCTGACCAACTGGCCCATGCCCACTCCTCAGTTTAGCCTTAGCATCTGCTGATGGAACATTACCATGGTGGGTACTTAGACTTTCTCTGCTGGGGTGTCCCTTTCCTTTGCTCTTTCAAGCCACAGAGATCAGGGGAAGGTGGACTAACTAGGAGAAAGGCTCCCCCACAATAAAGGACCTTCAGGGCAAGTATCTCAGTTTGGAGAACCACAGTGTCCCCCATTGCTTTCTGAGCCTGTTTAAGACACACAACTGCCTCCCTTACTGGGACCCCAAGATGCTGAGAGCCAGGGGGCATCTATAATTCAGAGGGCTGGGTACCACACAGGATGCCTCCCTGCCTCACAGCCTTTGCCAAGTGAGGGGTGGAAGAAATCCTCCACCAGGGTGACTTGGATGCCCAGGTGACTTGACTGAGAGTTCTGGTTTCTGTTCCTGGCCACAGCTCAGGCCCCCTTGGCCAGGGCACCACTGAGGCCTCAGAGGCATGGGGTAGGTCTGATACTCCGATTATGTATCAAAGAAGCTCTGGTGAGCCAACCTCCTGCaccctccctcagggctgcccacTTCTGACACTGCACATCTTGGCAGTTAATCTGCGGCCATTTAGTTTGCTCTGGAAACCTGGAAATCACCTTTGCAATTTCCCTTCTTTGTTTCACTGCCAAGAGCAGAGAACAGAGTAGGGAGGCCTAAAGGATggaaggggggcggggtggggggtggggggggagtttCCAGGTCTCTAAGCTGCCCCGTGTGGCAATGAGAAAGGGATGAGAATGGGATGGAGCTGCTCTTCAGCAGACCCCCCTGGAGCCCTGCTCCCCAGTCCCGGTTCTCGAGCCCTGCCTCAAACACACTCATCTCCAGGGGAGAAATAGAcaccagagagagaggaggtgttGGTGTCAACCCAGTCCCTCCAG is a genomic window of Phyllostomus discolor isolate MPI-MPIP mPhyDis1 chromosome 6, mPhyDis1.pri.v3, whole genome shotgun sequence containing:
- the LOC114499275 gene encoding protein FAM178B isoform X2 — encoded protein: MRPSSLGLYLDSETLPPCQEQQPKASAELDHKVCYLCHSLLTLAGVVVSCQDITPDQWGELQLLCLQLDCHISTHIRESPQAMHRTKLKDLAAQTYIRWQELLSHCQPQAQYCRPWEDV